The genomic window GCGAGGGCCAGGCGCCTGCCGCGGCCCAAGCCCAGCCGGCCCATGCGCCGGTGGTCGAGGCCGCCGACCTGCCCGACGCGCCGGCGATGCCGATGGCGCGCGGCGAGGTGGCCGAGCCCACGCCCTTCTCGTTCGTCGCCGCGCGCGCCAGCGCCCGCCAGACGGTGCGGGTGCGCTCGCAACTGCTCGACCGCCTGATGGCGCAGGCCGGCGAGGTGATGACCTCGCGCGCCCGGCTGGACAACGACGTCACCCAGCTGCGCGCGGCGCTGGCCGAGCTGACGGGCAACGTCGAGCGCCTGCGCGCGCAGCTGCGCGACGTCGAGCTGCAGGCCGAGATGCAGATGCAGTCGCGCCTGGCGCAGTCGCGCGACGCGCAGCAGAGTTTCGACCCGCTGGAGTTCGACCGTTTCACGCGCATGCAGGAGCTGACGCGCATGATGGCCGAGTCGGTCAACGACGTCGCCACCGTGCAGCGCAACCTGCAGCGCGCCATCGAGGCCAGCGAGGACGAGCTGGCCGCGCAGACGCGCCAGTCGCGCGATCTGCAGCGCGACCTGCTGCGCACGCGCATGGTCGAGTTCGACGGCGCGTCCGAGCGCTTGTACCGCCTGGTGCGCCAGGCCGGCAAGGAGGCTGGCAAGCCGGTGCGGCTGGACATCGTCGGCGGCGGCATCGAGGTGGACCGCGGCATTCTCGAGCGCATGACGCCGGTGTTCGAGCACCTGCTGCGCAACAGCGTGGTGCACGGCATCGAAAGCCCCGACGAGCGCCGCGCGGCCGGCAAGGACCCCAGCGGCGTGATCACCATCGACGTGCAGCAGGCCGGCAACGAGGTGTCGGTCGTGGTGCGCGACGATGGCCGCGGGCTGGACCGCGAGCGGGTGCGCCAGCGGGGTATCGAGCGCGGGCTGGTCGGCGCCGACCAGGTGCTGGACGAGCGCGAGATCGCGCAGCTGGTGTTCACGCCGGGCTTTTCCACCGCCTCCGAGGTGACCGGCCTGGCCGGGCGCGGCGTGGGCCTGGACGTGGTGCGCTCCGAGGTGCAGGCGCTGGGCGGCAGCATCGAGATCGAGGATCGCGCCGGCCAGGGCACCTCGTTCCGGCTGGTGCTGCCGCTGACCACCGCCGTGACGCACGTGGTGATGATCCGCGTCGGCGAGCGGGTGGTGGGCGTGCCCGCCAGCCTGGTCGAGCGCGTGCACCGCAGCCCGGCGGCCGAGCTGGAGCGGGCCTACGCCGAGGGCGCCCTGGCGCTGGGCGACGAGCGCGTGCCCTTCCATTGGGGCGGCGCGGTGCTGCAGCATTCGGCGCGCAGCGGCGAGCCGCGCGGCAAGACCACGCCGGTGCTGCTGCTGCGCTCGGCCGCGCAGCGGCTGGCGCTGCACGTGGACGAGGTGCTGGGCAACCAGGACGTGGTGATCAAGGCGCTGGGTCCGCAGCTGTCGCGCCTGCCGGGCCTGGTGGCCATCACGGCCCTGGCCTCGGGCGCCGTGACCCTGATCTACAACCCCGTGGCGCTGGTCGCGGTGCATGGCGCGCAGATTCGCGCCTGGGCCGAGCAGGCGGTGTCGGCCGCCACGGCACCCGCCGGGCCGGCCGCGGGCCAGCCGATGCCGGCTGGGCATTCGGACATCCCGCTGGTGCTGGTGGTCGACGACTCGATCACGGTGCGCCGCGTCACGCAGCGCCTGCTGCAGCGCGAGGGCTACCGCGTGGCCCTGGCGGCCGACGGCCTGCAGGGCCTGGAGCGCCTGCAGCACGAACGCCCGGCGCTGGTGCTGTCGGACATCGAGATGCCGCGCATGGACGGCTTCGACTTCCTGCGCAACATCCGCGCCAACCCGGCGTGGCGCGAGCTGCCGGTGGTCATGATCACCTCGCGCACGGCCGAGAAGCACCAGGAGCATGCGCGCCAGCTGGGCGCCGACCACTACCTGGGCAAGCCCTACTCGGAGGACGAGCTGCTGGGCCTGGTCCGCGGCTACGCGCGGGCGGCGGCGGCGCAGCCGGTGGCCTGATGCGCTCTAAAATGCGCGCATGGCCGACGCTGCCCCGTCCATCAACCTGACGAACCACTTCCTGATCGCCATGCCGGGCATGGAGGATCGGACGTTCGCCCGCAGCGTGGTCTACGTGTGCGAGCACAGCGAGCACGGCGCGCTGGGCCTGATCATCAACAAGCCGGGCGACATCAGCATGGCCGACCTGTTCCACAAGGTCGACCTGCCGCTGGCGCGCGCCGAACTGGGCGTGCAGCCCGTGTTCCAGGGCGGCCCGGTGCAGACCGAGCGCGGCTTCGTGCTGCACGAACCCGTGGTGGCCGAGGGCCTGCCGCCCGATGAATCCCTTTACGCGTCGACCCTGGCGGTGCCCGGCGGGCTGGAGATGACCACCTCCAAGGACGTGCTGGAGGCCCTGTCCAGCGGCGGCGGGCCGCGCCGGGTGCTGGTCACGCTGGGCTACTCGGCCTGGGACGGCGGGCAGCTCGAATCCGAGATCGCCGGCAACAGCTGGCTGACGGTGGACGCCGACGCCAACCTGATCTTCGACACCCCCATCGAGCAGCGCTATGAAAGCGCGCTGGCGCTGCTGGGCCTGCAGGCCTGGCGCCTGGCCCCCGAGGCGGGTCACGCCTGATGAACG from Burkholderiaceae bacterium includes these protein-coding regions:
- a CDS encoding YqgE/AlgH family protein codes for the protein MADAAPSINLTNHFLIAMPGMEDRTFARSVVYVCEHSEHGALGLIINKPGDISMADLFHKVDLPLARAELGVQPVFQGGPVQTERGFVLHEPVVAEGLPPDESLYASTLAVPGGLEMTTSKDVLEALSSGGGPRRVLVTLGYSAWDGGQLESEIAGNSWLTVDADANLIFDTPIEQRYESALALLGLQAWRLAPEAGHA